From Actinopolyspora lacussalsi, a single genomic window includes:
- a CDS encoding hypothetical protein (product_source=Hypo-rule applied; pfam=PF09369), with product MTTNHRRRVGSVRPSHLMFTSGVGALVDMPNFSVLVRGLDDWNYNDVRDRHDWKPIAEPRLLSAVQGIFGKNVKELLPAPWLDGLDQDPRGPASRVGVPTVPFPSWLRCTACNELAPVDSRVFGFENEVPRRPQDARFFHQGCGVKKSGAPPLAISSRFLISCTAGHLDDFPYPEFVHHGAECPKVKQPRLRMEDRGGNRGVNVEIKCVSCGEHRNMGQAMGQRGEQNLPRCRGRHPHLNRFDPQGCGCAPKVLTVGASNQWFPQNLSVLAVPRTEASELETKVEQHWNAVSTLPAAMYPYARENVPAFHELTGWSDAEIEAAVERVRARMEQESEEDSETEQPDLRTPEWEVFAASELPAPTDDFTLRRIGAPPELAGYYADVVQAERLREVRALTGFTRLDAPDPEDPKLVTRAPLARSTPQWVPASEVRGEGIFLRVPEDLLFGWEGRAAESQAMHRHRRAYAEFRKNRYSDRIPGEFDEMRNWPGPRYLALHTLSHLLIRTIALECGYSSANLSERIYAGTEDDPRSGILLYTAVPDAEGTLGGLVSQAEPDRLVRLTRRALSEARRCSSDPLCAERLPQPPADHLHGAACHVCLFVSETTCERGNRFLDRRFVVPVDEHEDLALYRERP from the coding sequence ATGACCACTAATCATCGCCGTCGCGTGGGCTCGGTCCGCCCGAGCCACCTCATGTTCACCAGCGGGGTCGGCGCGCTGGTCGACATGCCCAACTTCTCCGTGCTGGTGCGCGGGCTCGACGACTGGAACTACAACGACGTCCGTGACCGACACGACTGGAAACCGATCGCCGAACCCCGACTGCTCTCCGCGGTGCAGGGCATCTTCGGCAAGAACGTCAAGGAGCTGTTGCCCGCGCCCTGGCTGGACGGCCTCGACCAGGACCCGCGGGGTCCGGCGTCCAGGGTGGGCGTGCCGACCGTGCCGTTTCCCTCCTGGTTGCGCTGCACCGCCTGCAACGAGCTCGCCCCGGTGGACTCGCGGGTGTTCGGCTTCGAGAACGAGGTGCCCCGCAGGCCGCAGGACGCCCGGTTCTTCCACCAGGGCTGCGGCGTCAAGAAGAGCGGAGCCCCGCCGCTGGCGATCTCCTCCCGGTTCCTGATCTCCTGCACCGCCGGGCACCTGGACGACTTCCCCTACCCGGAGTTCGTCCACCACGGAGCCGAGTGCCCCAAGGTGAAACAGCCCCGGCTGCGGATGGAGGACCGCGGCGGCAACCGCGGCGTCAACGTCGAGATCAAATGCGTCAGCTGCGGCGAGCACCGAAACATGGGTCAGGCCATGGGCCAGCGCGGCGAGCAGAATCTGCCGCGCTGCCGGGGCAGGCACCCGCACCTGAACCGGTTCGACCCGCAGGGCTGCGGGTGCGCGCCCAAGGTCCTCACGGTCGGTGCCTCCAACCAGTGGTTCCCGCAGAACCTCTCGGTGCTGGCGGTGCCCCGCACCGAGGCGAGCGAGCTGGAGACCAAGGTCGAGCAGCACTGGAACGCGGTGTCCACGCTGCCCGCCGCGATGTATCCCTACGCGCGGGAGAACGTGCCCGCCTTCCACGAACTCACCGGCTGGAGCGACGCCGAGATCGAGGCGGCGGTCGAGCGAGTGCGGGCCAGGATGGAGCAGGAGAGCGAGGAGGACAGCGAGACCGAACAGCCCGACCTGCGCACCCCCGAATGGGAGGTGTTCGCCGCGTCCGAGCTGCCCGCACCCACCGACGACTTCACGCTGCGGCGCATCGGAGCCCCGCCCGAACTGGCGGGCTACTACGCCGACGTGGTGCAGGCCGAACGGCTGCGCGAGGTCCGCGCGCTGACCGGGTTCACCCGACTCGACGCGCCCGATCCGGAGGACCCCAAGCTGGTCACCCGCGCCCCGCTGGCCCGGTCTACGCCGCAGTGGGTGCCCGCCAGCGAGGTGCGCGGCGAGGGGATCTTCCTGCGCGTGCCCGAGGACCTGCTGTTCGGCTGGGAGGGCCGCGCCGCCGAGTCGCAGGCGATGCACCGCCACCGACGGGCCTACGCGGAGTTCCGCAAGAACCGCTACTCCGACCGCATCCCCGGCGAGTTCGACGAGATGCGCAACTGGCCCGGCCCGCGCTATCTCGCGCTGCACACCCTCTCGCACCTGCTGATCCGCACCATCGCCCTGGAGTGCGGCTACAGCTCGGCCAACCTGTCCGAACGCATCTACGCCGGCACCGAGGACGACCCGCGCAGCGGCATCCTGCTCTACACCGCGGTGCCCGACGCCGAGGGCACCCTCGGCGGGCTGGTCTCGCAGGCCGAACCCGACCGGCTGGTGCGGCTGACCCGGCGCGCGCTGAGCGAGGCGCGGCGCTGTTCCTCCGACCCGCTGTGCGCCGAGCGGCTCCCGCAGCCACCCGCCGACCACCTGCACGGCGCCGCCTGCCACGTCTGCCTGTTCGTCTCCGAGACCACCTGCGAACGCGGCAACCGGTTCCTGGATCGCAGGTTCGTGGTTCCCGTCGACGAGCACGAGGACCTGGCGCTGTACCGCGAGCGGCCGTGA
- a CDS encoding very-short-patch-repair endonuclease (product_source=COG2852; cath_funfam=3.40.50.300; cog=COG2852; pfam=PF13086,PF13087,PF13195; smart=SM00382,SM00952; superfamily=52540) produces MSTENDQELQELVRAKAEEWANKLVDLGTTNTLLHFKNRKTTTLDLTSADPDELRTLLTGSETRLSSLFRETDAHKDASKRIRDIRRRINAAEEEQGVEVGKVAQGLVRTEQQVRGSESVPATRAPLLLRTLRIESRTVSENDFVLRLDDVEINQVLLYALDRKYGLDIDHERFTSAVEDRLSQHEDPGEQLESVYGELVDLAARQDMGIELERSVVIGLFNYEKLPMVKDLRNSTELLAQHELVAALAGHRASTEAVREESTGFAPPPPDEIAPNTEHPVQDADSSQQGAINSALADQHVLVEGPPGTGKSQTIANIIAGAAAQGKRVLFVSEKRAAIEAVTNRLAEVNLADLVFDLHQRKVDKKQLAQRLQESLQATSRQQPAETGELHQRLAERRDSLRVSSDELHARRDPWEKSAYEVQLELLKLGEQHRTDHFFRDSTLRALDAATVRRLEQELHQFVDAGGLRILRKESPWWQADIRTEADLRRVTAELDELTTRTLRDGQQGMHALLRQTGLTPPTDLEGWQHVLELLDEVRDSVEAFGSDVFGTQLDDWWLATASRKQRARDGRKLGWRQRRTLLKEVRRASTDGITKKWALHAKLNEIVRQRDRWSELGGGQVQPAEVVDLRQTMETFHTLRNQLTSVAMCARLTDYESRPTEQVQEELRELAADKNTMWQMPRINELLDEFRRLGLTELLGEAARRDATGEQTWLLFRHCWLRCLFDEFKFRIPALREVNGEQRNRTVDEFQEADREHRGTSAQRVRWAVADALRRVRDEFPDETDLLRKQANKKSRHLPIRRLVERAPHVLLALRPCWAMSPLVVSSTLPPERLFDLVVFDEASQIEPHDAVTSLARGRRLVVAGDDKQLPPTNFFSRMLEEPSEAADEDDDDGDLRDYESILTTMRSLIPIRRTLRWHYRSRDERLIAFSNEEIYNNELVTFPGARWDTPVTLDVVDGVASPGQDGSAPEEVERVVERVLEHAEFRPHESLGVITMGQKHMSRVDDAIRKALRDRPELQDFFDENAEPSRRFFVKNLERVQGDERDAIILTLGVAKRANGTVARTGFGPLNNEGGPRRLNVAVSRAKTRMTVVSSFGPHDLAPREERTGTELLRRYLEFAQNQTRIDQVGRQQPVELNGLERDIHDALRERGIEVYPQWGYSQYRIDFALAHRDEPGRMILAVEADGDSYHNSYSVRDRDRLRQAHLENLGWRFHRVWASAWFADREGETERIVKAWEQAMIDAEREPAPAVPDKPESPGNIGDTRDTGDTRDTRDTGGTAPPEVTITRGPRPAITPGLRIADYGEEELVELCGWLLTDRLPLDRQERIEQAMRELGFKRKGSRIVERLTRAVDTAQQQADKEQS; encoded by the coding sequence ATGTCGACCGAGAACGACCAGGAATTACAGGAACTGGTGCGCGCGAAGGCCGAGGAATGGGCGAACAAGCTCGTCGACCTCGGGACCACCAACACGCTGCTGCATTTCAAGAACAGGAAAACGACCACGCTGGACCTCACCTCCGCCGATCCGGATGAGTTGCGCACTCTGCTCACCGGTTCGGAAACGCGGTTGAGCTCGCTGTTCCGGGAAACCGACGCGCATAAGGACGCGAGCAAACGGATCCGCGACATACGACGCAGGATCAACGCGGCCGAGGAGGAGCAGGGCGTCGAGGTGGGCAAGGTCGCCCAGGGACTGGTGCGAACCGAGCAGCAGGTGCGGGGCAGCGAATCGGTTCCCGCGACCCGAGCACCGCTGCTCCTGCGCACACTGCGGATCGAGTCCCGAACGGTCTCGGAGAACGACTTCGTGCTGCGGCTCGACGACGTCGAGATCAACCAGGTGCTGCTGTACGCCCTCGACCGCAAGTACGGCCTGGATATCGATCACGAACGGTTCACCAGCGCCGTCGAGGATCGGTTGAGCCAGCACGAGGACCCGGGGGAACAGCTCGAGAGCGTTTACGGGGAACTGGTCGATCTGGCGGCACGGCAGGACATGGGAATCGAACTCGAACGTTCGGTGGTCATCGGCCTGTTCAACTACGAGAAACTGCCGATGGTCAAGGATCTCCGCAACTCGACGGAACTGCTGGCCCAGCACGAGCTCGTCGCCGCACTGGCAGGTCACCGAGCCAGTACGGAGGCGGTGCGGGAGGAGAGCACCGGTTTCGCTCCCCCGCCACCGGACGAGATCGCGCCGAACACCGAGCACCCGGTGCAGGACGCGGACTCCTCGCAGCAGGGAGCCATCAACAGCGCCCTGGCGGACCAGCACGTGCTCGTCGAGGGACCACCGGGTACCGGTAAGAGCCAGACGATCGCCAACATCATCGCGGGCGCCGCCGCGCAGGGAAAACGGGTGCTGTTCGTCTCCGAGAAGCGTGCGGCGATCGAGGCGGTGACGAACCGGCTCGCCGAGGTGAACCTGGCGGACCTGGTGTTCGACCTGCACCAGCGCAAGGTCGACAAGAAGCAGCTCGCGCAGCGGTTGCAGGAGAGCCTACAGGCCACCAGCAGGCAACAACCGGCGGAGACCGGGGAACTGCACCAACGGTTGGCGGAGCGGCGCGATTCGCTGCGCGTTTCGTCCGACGAGCTGCACGCTCGACGTGATCCCTGGGAGAAGAGCGCTTACGAGGTGCAGCTGGAGCTGCTCAAGCTCGGGGAACAGCATCGGACGGATCACTTCTTCCGTGATTCGACGCTGCGCGCGCTGGACGCGGCGACGGTGCGTCGGCTGGAGCAGGAACTGCACCAGTTCGTCGATGCGGGAGGACTGCGAATCCTGCGCAAGGAGTCACCGTGGTGGCAGGCCGACATCCGGACCGAAGCGGATCTCAGACGGGTGACGGCCGAGCTCGACGAGCTGACCACCAGGACCCTGCGGGACGGTCAGCAGGGAATGCACGCCCTGCTGCGCCAGACCGGTCTCACACCGCCCACCGATCTCGAGGGTTGGCAGCACGTGCTGGAACTGCTCGACGAGGTGCGCGACAGCGTCGAGGCTTTCGGCTCGGACGTCTTCGGCACCCAACTGGACGACTGGTGGCTCGCCACGGCGAGTCGTAAGCAGCGTGCGAGAGACGGCCGGAAGCTCGGTTGGCGGCAGCGCCGGACACTGCTGAAGGAGGTCAGGCGGGCCTCGACGGACGGCATCACCAAGAAGTGGGCGCTGCACGCGAAGTTGAACGAGATCGTGCGACAGCGTGACCGCTGGAGTGAGCTGGGCGGCGGCCAGGTGCAACCGGCCGAGGTCGTGGACCTGCGACAGACCATGGAGACCTTCCACACACTGCGAAACCAGCTCACCTCGGTGGCGATGTGCGCGCGGCTCACCGACTACGAGTCCCGCCCCACCGAGCAGGTCCAGGAGGAACTGCGCGAACTCGCCGCCGACAAGAACACGATGTGGCAGATGCCCCGGATCAACGAGCTGCTGGACGAGTTCCGGCGCCTGGGCTTGACGGAGCTGCTCGGCGAAGCGGCCCGCCGCGACGCCACGGGAGAACAGACCTGGCTACTGTTCCGGCACTGCTGGCTGCGATGCCTGTTCGACGAGTTCAAGTTCCGGATACCGGCGCTGCGGGAGGTCAACGGCGAGCAGCGGAACAGGACCGTCGACGAGTTCCAGGAGGCCGACCGGGAACACCGGGGAACCTCGGCGCAGCGGGTGCGGTGGGCGGTGGCCGACGCGCTGCGCCGGGTGCGCGACGAGTTCCCGGATGAGACCGACCTACTGCGGAAGCAGGCGAACAAGAAGTCCCGGCATCTGCCGATCCGGCGACTTGTGGAACGTGCCCCGCACGTGCTGCTGGCGCTACGGCCGTGCTGGGCGATGTCGCCGCTGGTGGTCAGCAGCACGCTGCCTCCCGAGCGGCTGTTCGATCTGGTCGTGTTCGACGAGGCGAGCCAGATCGAACCGCACGACGCGGTCACCTCGCTCGCCCGTGGGCGCAGGCTCGTGGTCGCCGGGGACGACAAGCAGTTGCCGCCGACGAACTTCTTCAGCCGGATGCTCGAAGAGCCCTCCGAGGCAGCGGACGAGGATGACGACGACGGCGATCTGCGGGACTACGAGTCCATCCTGACGACGATGCGTTCGCTGATCCCGATCCGGCGGACGCTGCGGTGGCACTACCGGAGTCGGGACGAACGGCTCATCGCCTTCTCCAACGAGGAGATCTACAACAACGAGCTGGTGACCTTTCCGGGCGCCCGGTGGGACACCCCGGTCACGCTCGACGTTGTCGACGGGGTCGCCTCGCCCGGTCAGGACGGCTCGGCCCCGGAGGAGGTCGAGCGTGTCGTCGAACGGGTGTTAGAGCACGCCGAGTTCCGCCCGCACGAAAGCCTCGGGGTGATCACCATGGGGCAGAAGCACATGAGCCGTGTGGACGACGCCATCCGAAAGGCACTGCGGGACCGGCCGGAGCTGCAGGACTTCTTCGACGAGAACGCCGAACCCAGCAGGCGCTTCTTCGTCAAGAACCTCGAACGCGTCCAGGGTGACGAGCGTGACGCGATCATCCTGACGCTGGGGGTGGCCAAGCGGGCCAACGGCACCGTGGCGCGCACCGGCTTCGGTCCGCTCAACAACGAGGGAGGGCCGCGCCGACTGAACGTGGCGGTCAGCCGCGCCAAGACGAGAATGACGGTGGTCAGTTCCTTCGGACCCCACGATCTGGCACCTCGTGAGGAACGAACCGGTACCGAGCTGCTCCGCCGCTACCTGGAGTTCGCCCAGAACCAGACGCGGATCGACCAGGTCGGAAGACAACAGCCGGTCGAGTTGAACGGGCTGGAGCGGGACATCCACGACGCGCTGCGCGAACGCGGAATCGAGGTCTACCCGCAGTGGGGGTATTCCCAGTACCGCATCGACTTCGCGCTGGCTCACCGCGACGAACCGGGTCGGATGATCCTGGCCGTGGAAGCCGACGGCGACAGCTATCACAACTCGTACAGCGTGCGGGACCGGGACCGGTTGCGGCAGGCCCATTTGGAGAACCTCGGCTGGCGGTTCCACCGGGTGTGGGCCTCGGCCTGGTTCGCCGACCGGGAGGGCGAGACCGAACGCATCGTCAAGGCCTGGGAACAGGCCATGATCGATGCCGAACGCGAGCCCGCGCCCGCCGTTCCCGACAAACCCGAGAGTCCCGGGAACATCGGGGACACCAGGGACACCGGGGACACCAGAGATACCAGGGACACCGGGGGCACCGCGCCGCCCGAGGTCACCATCACCCGTGGCCCGCGTCCCGCGATCACCCCCGGGTTGCGGATAGCGGATTACGGCGAGGAGGAGCTGGTCGAGTTGTGCGGCTGGCTGCTGACCGACCGGTTGCCCCTCGACCGGCAGGAGCGGATCGAGCAGGCGATGCGTGAACTCGGTTTCAAACGCAAGGGGTCACGCATCGTGGAGCGACTGACCAGAGCCGTCGACACCGCGCAGCAACAGGCCGACAAGGAGCAGAGTTGA
- a CDS encoding phosphatidylserine/phosphatidylglycerophosphate/cardiolipin synthase-like enzyme (product_source=COG1502; cath_funfam=3.30.870.10; cog=COG1502; pfam=PF13091; smart=SM00155; superfamily=56024) has translation MTGEPSELESVAAEALPRLGASALRTLADRIQAGWPEQAVLAGPGEEYTETARAVLDAQVTEGRSAEETAGFLRGLTAGYNRRAAEIAVEPVWSGPGTHPVPVRATARVLVELIERANHELMLMTYSARPHEQLRRALRAAVERGVAVTVVVETLRGARGALGGPEPVDAFAGIGGIELWHWPPRQRTERNSRTHAKIAVADRRELLVSSANLTQSGVDRNIEAGLRVRGGTAPQRAAEHLTELKTRGILERLAETRQQERG, from the coding sequence ATGACCGGCGAACCGTCCGAGCTGGAAAGCGTCGCTGCCGAGGCGTTACCCCGCCTCGGGGCGAGCGCGCTGCGCACGCTGGCCGACCGCATCCAGGCGGGCTGGCCGGAACAGGCCGTGCTGGCCGGGCCGGGGGAGGAGTACACCGAGACCGCGCGGGCCGTCCTCGACGCCCAGGTGACGGAGGGGCGCTCGGCCGAGGAGACCGCGGGATTCCTGCGCGGACTGACCGCCGGATACAACCGCCGTGCCGCCGAGATCGCGGTCGAACCGGTCTGGAGCGGCCCCGGCACCCACCCCGTGCCGGTGCGGGCCACCGCGCGGGTGCTGGTCGAACTCATCGAGCGGGCGAACCACGAGCTGATGCTGATGACCTACTCGGCACGGCCGCACGAGCAGCTGCGGCGGGCGCTGCGCGCGGCGGTCGAGCGGGGAGTGGCCGTCACCGTGGTCGTGGAGACCCTGCGGGGCGCGCGGGGTGCGCTCGGTGGCCCCGAACCGGTCGATGCCTTCGCCGGGATCGGCGGCATCGAGTTGTGGCACTGGCCGCCGCGGCAGCGCACCGAGCGCAACTCCAGGACCCACGCCAAGATCGCGGTCGCCGACCGGCGCGAACTGCTGGTCTCCAGCGCCAACCTCACCCAGTCCGGAGTGGACCGCAACATCGAGGCGGGGCTGCGGGTGCGCGGCGGGACCGCCCCGCAGCGCGCCGCCGAGCACCTCACCGAACTCAAGACCAGGGGAATCCTCGAACGGCTGGCGGAGACGCGGCAGCAAGAGCGCGGGTGA
- a CDS encoding hypothetical protein (product_source=Hypo-rule applied): protein MTFPLDDRTAERIAEVIVDIGGPYERKTYQLEKLLRHAGWSAPPEYDGSPRIEWLSEQLIDRKENRSDIERLLCRVCDPREYEDGESSAEEFREAINTRLAAERLVVSQTGGRPVLGTLDSDGEQAVFSAPEDLDRRLRLLIEEEEAVDLLVNRVNETRLCQDSGAHTMAIIGIGSFVEGLLYALLTERDEKIRKNGFVGRNGRNTPANRAGLELMLDTAHEKEWIQLDAKDFMDNVRKYRNFIHPRAELEKQPRFDKGSVALCWGPVQAILNDIEESIEPVR, encoded by the coding sequence TTGACGTTTCCGCTGGACGATCGGACCGCCGAACGAATCGCCGAGGTGATCGTCGACATCGGAGGTCCCTACGAGCGCAAGACGTATCAGCTGGAGAAGCTGCTGCGGCACGCGGGCTGGTCGGCTCCGCCCGAGTACGACGGATCACCTCGGATCGAGTGGCTGTCCGAGCAACTGATCGACCGCAAGGAGAACCGTTCCGACATCGAACGGTTACTGTGCCGGGTCTGCGATCCCCGGGAGTACGAGGACGGCGAAAGTTCCGCCGAGGAGTTCCGCGAGGCGATCAACACCAGGCTGGCGGCGGAGCGGCTGGTGGTCTCCCAGACGGGAGGCCGTCCGGTGCTCGGCACGCTGGACTCCGACGGGGAGCAGGCGGTCTTCTCCGCACCCGAGGACCTGGACCGACGACTGCGGCTGTTGATTGAGGAGGAGGAAGCGGTCGACCTGCTGGTCAACCGGGTGAACGAGACCCGGTTGTGCCAGGACAGCGGTGCCCACACCATGGCGATCATCGGTATCGGGAGTTTCGTCGAGGGACTGCTGTACGCGTTGCTGACCGAACGGGACGAGAAAATCCGGAAGAACGGTTTCGTCGGGAGGAACGGCAGGAACACCCCCGCCAACCGCGCTGGGTTGGAGCTCATGCTCGACACCGCACACGAGAAGGAGTGGATCCAACTCGACGCGAAGGACTTCATGGACAACGTTCGCAAGTACCGGAACTTCATCCACCCGCGTGCCGAGCTGGAGAAGCAGCCAAGGTTCGACAAGGGCAGCGTGGCACTGTGTTGGGGCCCGGTGCAGGCGATCCTCAACGACATCGAGGAAAGCATCGAACCGGTCCGGTGA
- a CDS encoding hypothetical protein (product_source=Hypo-rule applied; cath_funfam=1.10.150.20; smart=SM00278; superfamily=47413,47794), producing the protein MHEPTAADEEPDAAPETADRAAVGALARATLSRADETRSTAERLRSAPERLRERAREQHAELHRRAVAARLKDAPLDKLREAAGGRIRFDALERAGYRDVRQVLSARSEQLRRHPGVGEKTAEATVDELGDSIDALSAELDSVRPMAGRAGSKLRMMFAGRAKKQASLRALARLEDLLEQPWVERSTDAARRAYEVAGRQNAADGVGLSTQSASVVILAEPQLKPSTEEQAIARCHRMGQTRKVHVHRQIAKVTVDQRLAEVLEGKTRLFDAYARDSAAENSDDSAVDTEPIDQRLLHDETIPMGQRIVRV; encoded by the coding sequence TTGCACGAGCCGACCGCTGCGGACGAGGAACCGGACGCGGCTCCCGAAACCGCTGACCGTGCGGCTGTGGGCGCGCTCGCGCGTGCCACGTTGTCCCGTGCCGACGAAACGAGGAGCACCGCCGAGCGGCTTCGCTCCGCACCGGAACGGTTGCGGGAGCGAGCCCGCGAGCAGCACGCCGAGCTTCACCGACGTGCCGTCGCCGCGCGGCTGAAGGACGCCCCGCTGGACAAGTTGCGCGAGGCGGCGGGTGGCAGGATCCGATTCGACGCGCTGGAACGCGCCGGATACCGCGACGTCCGGCAGGTGCTGTCCGCTCGTTCCGAGCAGCTGCGTCGGCATCCCGGAGTCGGGGAGAAAACCGCCGAAGCCACCGTCGACGAGCTCGGCGACAGCATCGACGCGTTGTCCGCCGAACTCGACTCGGTCCGACCGATGGCCGGGCGTGCGGGCAGCAAGCTGCGGATGATGTTCGCCGGCCGCGCCAAGAAGCAAGCCTCGCTACGTGCACTGGCTCGGCTCGAGGACCTGCTGGAACAACCGTGGGTCGAGCGGAGCACCGATGCGGCGCGGCGGGCATACGAAGTGGCCGGACGGCAGAACGCGGCGGACGGAGTGGGACTGAGCACCCAGTCCGCTTCGGTGGTGATCCTCGCCGAACCACAGCTCAAACCCAGCACCGAGGAGCAGGCCATCGCCCGCTGCCACCGCATGGGGCAGACCCGCAAGGTCCACGTGCACCGGCAGATTGCCAAGGTCACCGTCGACCAGCGGCTGGCCGAGGTGTTGGAGGGCAAAACGCGACTGTTCGACGCCTACGCCCGCGACAGCGCGGCCGAGAACAGCGATGACTCCGCCGTCGACACCGAACCGATCGACCAGCGACTGCTGCACGACGAAACGATCCCGATGGGCCAGCGGATCGTGCGCGTCTAA